The nucleotide sequence CAACAGTTTTCCATCCTAGTCGTAAAAAAAAAGGAACGTTTCTTTCCTGAATGAAGGCTGTGAACCGGGTGCACCCCTGTTTTTTAATAGTTGCCACAGCTTTCCGTACCAGAAGCTCACCGGCGCCGAAGGCTCGATACCCTTTTTTGACAGCCAGCCGTCCGCCGATCCAATGCTCATTTCCGTCGCCATTGCAAAAAACCCTAACTGTACCCACCAGTTCTTGACCGTGCTTCACCACCAGATGGATGCTGTGAGAATCATTTGCGTCTGTGTCCGAGCCCGCAAACATCTCCTGCTCATCGACAAAGACCTGTTTCCGGATCTCAAAGGCCTGGCTCAACTCGAAGGATGTCCTCGCACGGTGACAGGTCAGGGCCGGCTCGGCACGTTCGTATAAGGGGAGCGCAGAGCAGGCACCGCACCTGACACACCCTGCCAGGGAACGGCTTGCAGATAGGCCGGCTTGCTCCAATATCGCAGCCGCCTTTTCGTAATGACCAATCATGATGCTCGGATCAGGGGGAACCACATTTTCCAACAATGACCCAGGGATAGGCCTGAGTGGCACAAGAAAAGGATAAACGCCGAGATCTGCGAGATATTCACAACCCGACCCGATGGTTTCGGGCCTTTCACCCAGGCCGGCGATCAGGAAACTGCTGACCTGATTCGGCCCAAAGATCTCCACTGCTGCTTTCCATGCCTCATCATATCCCCTTAGACCGATTGCCGCCTTCATAGGCGCAATTCTGGAGAGCGTCTGCATGTCAAAGCTTTCGATATGAATCCCGACTGTGTCTACCCCGGAACGTTTAAGATCACGGAGCTTTTCTAAGTCGACAGGGGGGAGAAATTGGGCATGGATCGGGAGGCCCGTGGCCTTCTTGATGGCCGAGGAGGCCTCAGCCAAAATAGTAAATTCGGCATCCCGGGGCCGCGCTGCTCCTGTAGTCAGGACCACGTGCTTGACTCCGTCCAGAGCCATTGCGG is from Desulfatiglans anilini DSM 4660 and encodes:
- a CDS encoding MSMEG_0568 family radical SAM protein — protein: MSAHIVTQIQSLGVRLGDNLLPRKGGAGPADAGTFLIDGRAVSVPTVSPYVSASPYSLRAGEESFFLCKDGRLDLLPVELISRPRFYGQAAGDGTPCSKIALLHGKDCLATSVLQTCVYWKSERRCRFCGIELSLKNGQTIALKSPSQLADTASSAMALDGVKHVVLTTGAARPRDAEFTILAEASSAIKKATGLPIHAQFLPPVDLEKLRDLKRSGVDTVGIHIESFDMQTLSRIAPMKAAIGLRGYDEAWKAAVEIFGPNQVSSFLIAGLGERPETIGSGCEYLADLGVYPFLVPLRPIPGSLLENVVPPDPSIMIGHYEKAAAILEQAGLSASRSLAGCVRCGACSALPLYERAEPALTCHRARTSFELSQAFEIRKQVFVDEQEMFAGSDTDANDSHSIHLVVKHGQELVGTVRVFCNGDGNEHWIGGRLAVKKGYRAFGAGELLVRKAVATIKKQGCTRFTAFIQERNVPFFLRLGWKTVGNPKLHFGRVHQIMEADLEDR